From a single Devosia litorisediminis genomic region:
- a CDS encoding aldo/keto reductase produces MDRRPLGRSELVIEPLVLGGNVFGWTVDEEKGFEILDAYVEAGFTAIDTAEGYPNWVPGNPPGMSETIIGKWMKARGNRDAVQIFTKVNSGRSAGGLSAQAIHDGIEASLKRLQTDYIDLYFSHWPDAETSHEETLGAYDPLVRSGRVRVLGASNYTAEMVRAAEETSVIKTLPRYEVLQPRYNLYDREEFDALREVVLEEELGTIVYFSLASGFLTGKYRSKSDFSKSQRGGGMEQYLDAKGEAILAALDTVAAANNATPAEVSLAWLVAQKGVTAPIASATSVEQVKSLAKGVRLKLSDADLKTLTNAGH; encoded by the coding sequence ATGGACCGCCGACCTCTTGGACGCAGCGAACTCGTTATCGAACCTCTAGTTCTGGGCGGCAACGTCTTTGGCTGGACCGTTGATGAAGAGAAGGGCTTTGAAATACTGGACGCCTATGTCGAGGCAGGCTTTACCGCCATTGATACCGCCGAGGGTTATCCCAATTGGGTGCCAGGCAATCCTCCGGGCATGAGCGAAACGATCATCGGAAAGTGGATGAAGGCCCGCGGCAATCGCGACGCAGTGCAGATCTTCACCAAGGTCAATTCGGGGCGTTCGGCAGGTGGACTGAGCGCACAGGCGATCCACGATGGCATCGAGGCGTCGCTCAAACGGCTGCAGACCGACTATATCGACCTCTATTTCAGCCACTGGCCCGATGCAGAAACCAGCCATGAGGAAACGCTGGGCGCCTATGATCCGCTAGTGCGGTCTGGTCGTGTGCGGGTGCTAGGCGCCTCCAACTACACGGCTGAAATGGTGCGCGCCGCCGAAGAGACATCGGTCATCAAGACCCTGCCGCGCTACGAAGTGCTGCAGCCGCGCTATAATCTCTATGACCGTGAAGAGTTTGATGCCCTGCGCGAAGTGGTGCTCGAAGAAGAACTGGGTACCATCGTCTATTTCAGCCTCGCCTCGGGCTTCCTGACAGGAAAATATCGCAGCAAATCCGACTTCAGCAAATCGCAGCGTGGCGGCGGGATGGAGCAATATCTCGACGCCAAAGGCGAGGCCATTCTAGCGGCGCTGGACACAGTGGCAGCGGCCAATAACGCCACACCAGCCGAGGTTTCGCTGGCATGGCTGGTGGCGCAAAAGGGCGTCACAGCCCCAATTGCCTCGGCCACTTCGGTCGAGCAGGTAAAGAGCCTGGCCAAGGGCGTCCGGCTCAAACTCAGCGATGCCGACCTCAAG
- a CDS encoding VOC family protein, whose translation MTQSIATMTLVVADYDAAITFYREQLSFVLITDTDMGDGKRWVLVAPEGGRGTRLLLAKADGAEQSNAVGNQTGGRVMGFLETDDFATDHAAMVARGVKFLEAPRYEAYGSVAVFEDLYGNRWDLIEPKL comes from the coding sequence ATGACACAATCCATCGCCACCATGACCCTCGTCGTTGCAGATTATGATGCAGCGATCACTTTTTACCGTGAGCAACTCAGCTTTGTCCTGATTACCGATACCGATATGGGCGACGGCAAGCGCTGGGTGCTCGTTGCGCCCGAGGGTGGACGCGGCACGCGACTGCTATTGGCCAAGGCGGACGGCGCCGAGCAATCGAACGCTGTCGGCAACCAGACCGGTGGTCGCGTGATGGGCTTTCTCGAAACCGATGACTTTGCCACGGACCATGCGGCCATGGTCGCCCGCGGCGTCAAGTTTCTCGAAGCCCCCCGATATGAAGCGTATGGTTCGGTGGCGGTGTTTGAAGACCTCTATGGGAACAGATGGGACCTTATCGAACCCAAGCTCTGA
- a CDS encoding ABC transporter substrate-binding protein, with the protein MKLMKTLLAATAVLALAAGAAQAKQLVYCSEASPAHFDPGPTTGGNDFDASSRTIYNRLVEFAPGSTDVIPGLAESWDVSEDGTEITFHLRAGAKFHTTEYFTPTRDLNADDVIFSFERQWKEDNAWFAYLDGMSWDYFQGMDMPSFIKEIRKDDDLTVTFVLNEPNAPMVANLAMDFASIMSKEYADKLEADGNMAALSTQPIGTGPFQFVDYQLDTVIRYAAFPDYWDGKQPIDDLIFAITTDPSVRAQRLLAGECDIMPYPAPADIAMLQGDDNLTVMEQEGLNIGYMSYNVTEAPFDDVNVRKALTMAIDKAAIIEAVYQGAGQDAKNLIPPTMWSYDDSIPADVYDPEKAKQMLADAGVTELTTDLWAMPVSRPYNPNAQRIAELIQADWAAVGVTANIVSYEWTEYRTRGKLEDRKGPFQIGWTGDNGDPDNFFATLFSCSAIGVSNYSSWCNEEFEAVIQEAKTTSDPAKRTELYKKAQEIFKADEPAMTLAHSRVFMPMSNKVQNYKMSPLGTHSFVGVDIAE; encoded by the coding sequence ATGAAATTGATGAAAACGCTGCTCGCAGCAACCGCCGTTTTGGCGCTCGCTGCCGGCGCAGCGCAGGCCAAGCAGTTGGTCTACTGCTCCGAAGCATCGCCTGCCCATTTCGATCCAGGTCCAACCACTGGTGGCAACGATTTTGACGCGTCTTCGCGCACCATCTACAACCGCCTGGTCGAGTTCGCTCCCGGCAGCACGGACGTCATTCCCGGTCTCGCTGAGAGCTGGGACGTTTCGGAAGACGGCACGGAAATCACCTTCCACCTGCGTGCTGGCGCCAAGTTCCACACCACTGAATATTTCACGCCAACGCGTGATCTGAACGCCGATGACGTGATCTTCTCGTTTGAGCGTCAGTGGAAGGAAGACAACGCCTGGTTCGCTTACCTCGACGGCATGAGCTGGGACTACTTCCAGGGCATGGACATGCCCAGCTTCATCAAGGAAATCCGCAAGGATGACGACCTCACGGTCACCTTTGTGCTGAACGAACCAAATGCACCAATGGTCGCCAACCTGGCCATGGACTTTGCTTCGATCATGTCGAAGGAATACGCTGACAAGCTCGAAGCTGACGGCAACATGGCAGCGCTGTCTACCCAGCCAATCGGCACTGGTCCGTTCCAGTTCGTTGATTACCAGCTCGACACCGTCATCCGCTATGCCGCTTTCCCTGACTACTGGGATGGCAAGCAGCCAATCGATGATCTGATCTTCGCGATCACCACCGATCCATCGGTCCGTGCCCAGCGTCTGCTGGCCGGCGAATGCGATATCATGCCGTACCCGGCACCAGCCGATATCGCCATGTTGCAGGGTGATGACAACCTGACCGTCATGGAGCAGGAAGGCCTTAACATCGGCTACATGTCCTACAATGTGACCGAAGCACCATTCGACGACGTCAATGTCCGCAAGGCGTTGACCATGGCGATCGACAAGGCTGCGATCATCGAAGCCGTGTATCAGGGTGCTGGCCAGGACGCCAAGAACCTGATCCCACCCACCATGTGGTCCTATGACGACTCGATCCCGGCTGACGTTTATGATCCGGAAAAGGCCAAGCAGATGCTGGCTGATGCCGGCGTCACCGAGCTGACCACCGATCTGTGGGCCATGCCCGTGTCGCGCCCATACAACCCCAATGCCCAGCGTATTGCTGAGCTGATTCAGGCTGACTGGGCTGCTGTCGGCGTCACCGCCAACATCGTCTCCTACGAGTGGACCGAGTACCGCACACGCGGCAAGCTGGAAGACCGCAAGGGTCCATTCCAGATCGGTTGGACTGGTGACAATGGTGATCCAGACAACTTCTTCGCCACCCTGTTCTCGTGCTCGGCCATCGGCGTGTCGAACTACTCGTCCTGGTGCAATGAAGAGTTCGAGGCTGTCATTCAGGAAGCCAAGACCACTTCTGATCCGGCCAAGCGCACCGAGCTCTACAAGAAGGCTCAGGAAATCTTCAAGGCTGATGAGCCTGCAATGACCCTGGCCCACAGCCGTGTGTTCATGCCCATGAGCAACAAGGTGCAGAACTACAAGATGAGCCCGCTGGGTACCCATAGCTTCGTCGGCGTCGATATCGCCGAATAA
- a CDS encoding ABC transporter permease subunit — MFTYILRRLALILPTIIGISICAFAFVRVLPGDPILAMAGQHGVTPERYEILKEQFGYNLPIWQQYFNYVWGVLQGDFGISLSTKRPVITEFLTLFPATIELASVAMILAVSIGIPAGIFAAVNRGSWFDQLTMGVALTGYSMPIFWWGLLLIIFFSGYLGWTPVSGRLDLMFFLRPITGFMLIDTLLYGNWPAFVSALRHLILPAVVLGTIPLAVIARQTRSAMLEVLGEDYVRTARAKGLSPRRVVNVHALRNALIPVVTTIGLQVGLLLGGAILTETIFSWPGIGKWMIDSIAKRDYVVVQSGLLLIALIVMAVNLLVDLLYAVINPRIRVK; from the coding sequence ATGTTCACTTACATTCTGCGCAGACTTGCGCTGATCCTGCCGACTATTATTGGCATCTCAATCTGCGCCTTCGCCTTTGTGCGTGTGCTGCCCGGCGACCCCATTCTGGCCATGGCTGGTCAGCACGGCGTGACGCCTGAGCGCTACGAAATTCTCAAAGAACAGTTCGGCTACAACCTGCCCATCTGGCAGCAATACTTCAATTATGTCTGGGGCGTGCTGCAGGGCGATTTCGGCATCTCGCTGTCCACCAAGCGACCCGTAATCACCGAATTCCTGACCCTGTTCCCCGCCACGATCGAGCTGGCTTCGGTCGCAATGATTCTGGCGGTCAGCATTGGCATCCCGGCCGGCATTTTCGCTGCCGTCAATCGCGGCTCCTGGTTTGATCAGCTCACCATGGGTGTCGCCCTGACGGGCTACTCCATGCCCATTTTCTGGTGGGGCCTGCTGCTCATCATCTTCTTTTCGGGTTATCTCGGCTGGACCCCGGTTTCAGGCCGTCTCGACCTGATGTTCTTCCTGCGCCCGATCACCGGCTTCATGCTGATCGACACCCTGCTGTACGGAAACTGGCCAGCCTTTGTTTCGGCGCTGCGCCATCTCATCCTGCCCGCGGTGGTGTTGGGCACCATCCCGCTGGCAGTGATCGCCCGCCAGACCCGTTCGGCCATGCTTGAAGTGCTCGGCGAGGACTATGTCCGCACCGCTCGCGCCAAGGGCCTGTCACCCCGTCGGGTGGTCAATGTGCACGCCCTGCGTAATGCACTGATCCCGGTGGTCACCACCATAGGTCTGCAGGTTGGTCTGCTGCTGGGCGGCGCCATCCTCACAGAAACCATCTTCTCCTGGCCGGGCATCGGCAAGTGGATGATCGATTCCATCGCCAAGCGCGACTATGTGGTGGTGCAGTCCGGACTGCTGCTCATCGCCCTGATCGTCATGGCGGTGAACCTTCTGGTCGACCTGCTCTATGCGGTCATCAATCCGCGCATCAGGGTGAAATAA
- a CDS encoding ABC transporter permease subunit has protein sequence MTEATSTPTPTKVSNAAAFREFWHYFAVNRGAVIGLVVFVLLVLVAIFAPLLAPYSPDQQYRDAILTPPVWDAMGDPRFLLGTDPVGRDMLSRLIYGARYSLFIGLFVVTGALFVGVILGVLAGYFGGWVDAAIMRVMDVILAFPSLLLALVLVAILGPGLFNAMVAIALVLQPHFARLVRAAVMAEKNREYVTAAKLSGASHIRLMLITILPNCLAPLIVQATLSFSNAILEAAALGFLGMGAQPPTPEWGTMLASAREFILRAPWVVTFPGLAILVTVLAINLIGDGLRDALDPKLKRS, from the coding sequence ATGACCGAGGCAACTTCCACTCCCACCCCGACCAAGGTCAGCAATGCCGCTGCGTTCCGCGAGTTCTGGCACTATTTCGCCGTCAATCGCGGTGCCGTCATTGGCTTGGTCGTCTTTGTACTGCTCGTCCTGGTGGCCATCTTCGCTCCCTTGCTGGCGCCCTATTCGCCCGATCAACAATATCGCGATGCTATCCTGACCCCACCGGTCTGGGATGCCATGGGCGATCCCCGCTTCCTGCTCGGTACCGACCCTGTGGGGCGCGACATGCTGAGCCGCCTAATCTATGGCGCGCGCTATTCCCTGTTCATCGGTCTGTTCGTTGTCACCGGCGCGCTGTTTGTCGGTGTCATCCTGGGCGTGCTGGCCGGCTATTTCGGTGGCTGGGTGGATGCTGCCATCATGCGCGTCATGGACGTGATCCTGGCCTTCCCCTCATTGCTGCTGGCACTGGTGCTTGTGGCTATTCTCGGGCCGGGCCTGTTCAATGCCATGGTCGCCATCGCTCTGGTGCTGCAACCGCACTTTGCCCGACTGGTCCGCGCGGCAGTCATGGCTGAAAAGAACCGAGAATATGTGACGGCAGCCAAGCTTTCTGGCGCCAGCCACATTCGCCTGATGCTGATCACTATCCTGCCCAATTGCCTGGCGCCGTTGATCGTGCAGGCCACGCTGAGCTTCTCCAACGCCATTCTGGAAGCGGCCGCCCTGGGCTTTCTGGGCATGGGGGCGCAGCCACCAACGCCTGAGTGGGGCACGATGCTGGCATCGGCCCGCGAGTTCATCCTGCGCGCACCCTGGGTGGTGACGTTCCCCGGTCTGGCCATTCTGGTGACCGTTCTGGCAATCAATCTGATCGGCGACGGCCTTCGGGACGCGCTTGATCCCAAGCTCAAGAGGAGCTGA
- a CDS encoding ABC transporter ATP-binding protein — translation MALLEIKNLSVSFDTSAGLFKAVDGIDVSVDAREVLAIVGESGSGKSVAMLAVMGLLPSTATVTADKMEFEGLDLLSMNAADKRKIIGKDIAMIFQEPVASLNPCFTVGFQIEEVLGMHMGLNGKAARDRAVELLQLVGISDGAERLGAFPHQMSGGQCQRVMIAMAIACNPKLLIADEPTTALDVTIQKQILDLLVSLQVEHGMGLIMITHDMGVVAETADRVIVQYKGHKMEEADVLSLFENPQSNYTRALLSALPENAVGDRLPTVSDFVFEPAPGVN, via the coding sequence ATGGCCCTGCTTGAAATCAAGAATCTCTCGGTCTCCTTCGATACCTCCGCTGGCCTGTTCAAGGCCGTCGATGGCATCGATGTGTCTGTCGATGCGCGCGAAGTGCTGGCCATCGTTGGCGAGTCGGGTTCGGGTAAGTCCGTGGCCATGCTGGCGGTGATGGGTCTTTTGCCCTCAACAGCCACAGTAACTGCTGACAAAATGGAATTTGAAGGCCTCGACCTGCTCTCCATGAATGCCGCGGACAAGCGCAAGATCATTGGCAAGGACATTGCGATGATCTTCCAGGAGCCTGTGGCCAGTCTGAACCCCTGCTTCACCGTCGGCTTCCAGATCGAAGAAGTTCTCGGCATGCACATGGGGCTCAATGGCAAGGCTGCGCGTGATCGCGCTGTTGAATTGCTGCAGCTTGTGGGCATCTCCGATGGGGCTGAACGCTTGGGCGCTTTTCCCCACCAGATGAGCGGTGGCCAGTGCCAGCGCGTCATGATCGCCATGGCCATCGCCTGCAATCCAAAGCTGCTGATCGCCGATGAACCCACAACGGCGCTGGACGTGACCATTCAGAAACAGATCCTTGATCTTCTGGTCAGCCTGCAGGTTGAGCACGGCATGGGGCTGATCATGATCACCCACGATATGGGCGTGGTTGCAGAAACGGCCGACCGTGTCATCGTGCAATACAAGGGCCACAAGATGGAGGAAGCCGACGTGCTTTCGCTGTTCGAAAACCCGCAATCGAACTACACGCGGGCGCTGCTCTCGGCGCTGCCGGAAAACGCCGTCGGCGATCGTTTGCCGACGGTATCCGATTTCGTCTTTGAACCCGCTCCGGGAGTGAACTGA
- a CDS encoding dipeptide ABC transporter ATP-binding protein — MAAPVLEVRNLKRDYVSSGGFLRPAKVVHAVKGVNFTLEKGKTLAVVGESGCGKSTLARMITLIDPPTSGEILIDGEAVDARHVTHQMRQKVQIVFQNPYGSLNPRQKIGDVLAEPLMLNTKMSAADRRDKAMAMLVKVGLGPEHFNRYPHMFSGGQRQRVAIARALMLNPSFLVLDEPVSALDLSVQAQILNLLKDLQDEFGLTYVFISHDLSVVRYIADEVMVMYFGDVVEHGSRDAVFQNPQHEYTQTLFAATPRSDVDSIRRRLAAKAAIPA, encoded by the coding sequence ATGGCTGCCCCCGTTCTCGAAGTCCGCAATCTCAAGCGCGACTATGTTAGCTCCGGTGGCTTCCTGCGGCCCGCCAAGGTCGTTCATGCCGTCAAGGGCGTGAACTTCACGCTCGAAAAGGGCAAGACGCTGGCCGTGGTCGGTGAAAGCGGTTGTGGCAAGTCCACATTGGCCCGCATGATCACATTGATCGATCCTCCGACCTCGGGCGAAATCCTGATCGATGGTGAAGCCGTTGATGCCCGCCACGTCACCCACCAGATGCGCCAGAAGGTGCAGATCGTTTTTCAGAACCCCTATGGGTCGCTCAATCCGCGTCAGAAAATCGGCGACGTGCTGGCCGAGCCGCTCATGCTCAACACCAAAATGTCGGCTGCTGATCGTCGGGACAAGGCGATGGCCATGCTGGTCAAGGTTGGTCTGGGGCCAGAGCACTTCAATCGCTATCCGCACATGTTCTCGGGCGGGCAGCGCCAGCGCGTTGCCATCGCCCGGGCGTTGATGCTCAATCCGAGCTTTCTGGTGCTGGATGAGCCCGTCTCTGCACTCGACCTGTCGGTTCAGGCCCAGATTCTCAACCTGCTCAAGGATCTCCAGGACGAGTTTGGTTTGACCTATGTTTTCATCAGCCATGATCTCAGCGTCGTTCGTTATATCGCTGACGAGGTGATGGTGATGTATTTCGGTGATGTGGTGGAACACGGCAGCCGCGACGCGGTCTTCCAGAACCCGCAGCACGAATACACCCAGACCCTGTTTGCTGCGACGCCGCGTTCCGATGTCGACAGCATTCGTCGCCGTCTCGCCGCCAAGGCCGCCATCCCGGCGTGA
- a CDS encoding YihY/virulence factor BrkB family protein — protein sequence MRWVVMTQTSQHDRARQPNRGRDALTPASMPWRGWKDIVYRLVVGFNENRILLTAAGVTYFLLLALAPSLSLFVTLYGLLNDATGVVEQLNLLTGVVPDGALDIIRDQLVRLTSQDDRSLGITLLVSLSVALWGAGAGIKALFEAMNVVYGEQEKRNFFAVNLLALIFILGGLVLTSVMVSVVLVLPVVLSLLSLSRFDGLVQMGAYFVLLVFLLLALSAIYRWGPSRQEARWRWVTPGSAFAALGIMAASLLFSWYAANFSNYSATYGSLGAVMGMLTWIWLSVTIVILGGSLNSEIEHQTTTDSTTGAVRPIGERGAFVADTVGERWPARGGNAGGDVPDDERPPRN from the coding sequence ATGCGTTGGGTTGTGATGACCCAGACCAGCCAGCACGATCGCGCCCGACAGCCCAATCGCGGGCGGGACGCCCTGACGCCCGCGTCCATGCCTTGGCGAGGGTGGAAGGATATCGTCTATCGGCTGGTTGTCGGCTTCAACGAGAACCGCATTCTGCTGACGGCGGCAGGTGTCACCTATTTCCTGCTGCTGGCTCTGGCGCCGTCTCTGAGCCTGTTTGTCACCCTTTATGGACTGCTCAACGACGCCACGGGCGTAGTCGAGCAACTCAACCTGCTCACTGGCGTGGTGCCGGACGGCGCACTCGATATCATCCGTGACCAATTGGTGCGTCTGACCAGCCAGGATGATCGCTCTCTTGGTATTACGTTGCTGGTGTCACTCAGCGTCGCGCTCTGGGGCGCCGGGGCGGGTATCAAGGCGTTGTTCGAAGCCATGAACGTGGTCTATGGCGAGCAGGAGAAGCGCAATTTCTTTGCCGTCAATCTGCTGGCGCTGATCTTCATTCTGGGGGGCTTGGTGCTGACCAGCGTTATGGTCAGCGTCGTGCTGGTCCTGCCCGTGGTGCTTAGCCTGCTCTCGCTTTCCCGCTTCGACGGCCTTGTGCAGATGGGCGCCTATTTTGTGCTGCTGGTCTTCCTGCTGTTGGCCTTGTCCGCCATCTACCGCTGGGGACCGAGCCGACAGGAGGCGCGCTGGCGCTGGGTGACGCCAGGTAGTGCCTTCGCCGCGCTGGGCATCATGGCGGCCTCGCTGCTGTTCTCTTGGTACGCCGCCAATTTCTCCAATTACAGCGCCACCTACGGCTCGCTCGGCGCTGTTATGGGTATGCTCACTTGGATCTGGCTTTCGGTCACGATCGTCATTCTGGGCGGCTCGCTCAATTCCGAGATCGAGCACCAGACAACCACGGATTCAACCACCGGCGCCGTCAGGCCGATCGGCGAGCGCGGTGCATTTGTTGCCGATACAGTAGGTGAACGCTGGCCGGCGCGGGGCGGCAATGCCGGCGGGGATGTTCCCGACGACGAGCGTCCGCCCCGCAATTGA
- a CDS encoding Gfo/Idh/MocA family protein, with protein sequence MSDEQGRFAIGVIGAGMGAKPHALALQSLSDTINVLGVYRRNRAELDSFCSTYGFPAAESYEALLADPRLDAVLVLTTPNAREEIVAAAAAAGKHVLLEKPVERSVAAAERIVAMCDAADVKLGVIFQHRFRRASRILAEAIAENRYGRLEAVHLVVPWWRPQEGYYDQPGRGTLAQDGGGVLITQAIHSLDLMLRLCGEVKAVTAMAATTRLHQMETEDFVSAGLEFDNGAVGAMMATTANFPGGPESLTLNFADASATLTAGNLTVQTRNGETITEGEASQGGGGADPMAFPFDWHAAQIADFADAVDHDRNPVSTGHTAMHVHRLIDALMRSSKEGKRVTV encoded by the coding sequence ATGAGTGATGAACAGGGACGTTTCGCGATTGGTGTGATCGGCGCAGGCATGGGCGCAAAGCCACATGCGCTGGCGCTGCAATCACTTTCCGATACCATCAATGTGCTCGGTGTGTACCGCCGCAATCGGGCGGAGCTGGACAGTTTCTGCTCGACCTATGGCTTCCCTGCCGCCGAGAGCTATGAGGCGTTGCTGGCCGATCCACGACTCGATGCCGTTCTGGTGCTGACCACACCCAATGCGCGTGAAGAGATCGTTGCCGCAGCGGCCGCAGCGGGCAAGCACGTGCTGCTAGAAAAACCTGTCGAACGGAGCGTGGCAGCTGCTGAGCGGATCGTGGCAATGTGCGACGCTGCCGATGTCAAACTGGGCGTGATCTTCCAGCACCGGTTCCGCCGGGCGTCACGCATACTGGCAGAGGCCATTGCCGAAAATCGCTACGGCCGACTTGAGGCCGTACACCTTGTGGTGCCTTGGTGGCGACCGCAGGAGGGTTATTATGACCAACCCGGCCGCGGGACGCTGGCGCAGGATGGCGGTGGGGTGTTGATCACCCAGGCGATCCACTCGCTCGACCTGATGCTGAGGCTGTGTGGTGAAGTCAAAGCCGTTACAGCCATGGCTGCGACAACGCGGCTGCACCAGATGGAAACCGAGGACTTCGTGTCAGCGGGGCTGGAGTTCGACAATGGCGCGGTGGGGGCGATGATGGCGACCACGGCCAATTTCCCGGGCGGTCCGGAAAGCCTGACGCTGAACTTTGCCGACGCCTCGGCGACGCTGACAGCGGGTAATCTGACGGTGCAGACCCGAAACGGTGAAACCATCACCGAAGGCGAGGCCAGTCAGGGTGGTGGCGGGGCCGATCCGATGGCGTTCCCCTTCGACTGGCATGCCGCACAGATCGCTGACTTTGCCGACGCGGTAGACCATGATCGTAACCCAGTCTCAACGGGCCACACCGCAATGCATGTGCACCGGCTGATTGATGCGCTTATGCGCTCTTCAAAGGAAGGCAAGCGCGTCACCGTCTAA